In Maridesulfovibrio sp., a single genomic region encodes these proteins:
- the qrcC gene encoding menaquinone reductase iron-sulfur cluster-binding subunit QrcC, whose protein sequence is MQHIELTNKWTMVVDVDKCTGCGACMVSCQAENNIAPMKEGSDKLKTLTWMLVYELNNGKEFPEREVAYLPRPCMQCGHPACVPVCPVVATAKDEDGGIVSQIYPRCIGCRYCMAACPYHARYFGWFDPVWPGGMDKALSPSTSTRPRGVVEKCNFCHSRLLNARQRARNEGMDPGKLPDGWYQPACLEGCPTGAISFGDSLNPEHKVHELIKDPNAFRILESIGMEPQVYYISRRDWVREQSDNHVANEKH, encoded by the coding sequence ATGCAACATATTGAATTAACAAATAAATGGACCATGGTGGTCGATGTTGACAAATGTACCGGCTGCGGTGCCTGCATGGTATCCTGCCAGGCTGAAAACAACATTGCTCCCATGAAAGAGGGTTCCGACAAGCTGAAAACCCTTACCTGGATGCTTGTTTACGAACTCAATAACGGCAAGGAATTCCCCGAAAGGGAAGTTGCCTACCTGCCCAGACCCTGCATGCAGTGCGGTCATCCTGCCTGTGTTCCCGTCTGTCCTGTTGTCGCAACCGCGAAGGACGAGGACGGCGGTATCGTCAGCCAGATCTACCCCCGCTGCATCGGATGCAGGTACTGCATGGCCGCCTGCCCCTACCACGCTCGCTATTTCGGATGGTTTGATCCCGTATGGCCCGGAGGTATGGACAAGGCACTGTCTCCCTCTACTTCCACCCGTCCCCGCGGCGTTGTCGAAAAGTGCAACTTCTGTCACTCAAGACTGCTGAACGCCCGTCAGCGTGCCCGTAATGAAGGCATGGACCCCGGCAAACTTCCCGACGGCTGGTACCAGCCCGCATGTCTGGAAGGTTGCCCCACCGGTGCCATCTCCTTCGGCGATTCCCTGAATCCCGAGCACAAGGTACACGAGCTGATCAAAGACCCCAATGCGTTCCGCATTCTTGAGTCCATCGGCATGGAACCGCAGGTGTACTACATCAGCAGACGCGATTGGGTACGGGAGCAGAGTGATAACCACGTAGCTAACGAAAAGCACTAG
- a CDS encoding PAS domain S-box protein, producing the protein MLRAILFITLLAQPGCTDFLAEGWLSHTLTELGSGNLDRILVIGAGIIISVLLAFIAFLYLNIDKRKKVEKELQRERDLMGSIMETSPMGILVIDRDGRVIFANDQAARVHGVNRTEIIGRRHNDPVWQISSHDGTPFPEERLAFNRVMKIRNAVLDIRHAIHWADGRRVLLSVNASPLFSRDGSINKVVATVEDITTRKKVEEALKESAYRFRSLVKTAESVIILLSPDKKILEFNRMAEELFGRTRHEVLGRNYFELFVPERLWAECTRQFGSVLSGTPLRLQENPVLVDDSEERLVQWSYSRLLDAKGDALGVLAVGQDITEQKRGEVELCEARDAAEEASRAKSEFLANMSHEIRTPISAIIGMSEMTLNTDLSDEQKGYLVTVKKAAESLLHIINDILDISKIEARKMELRPEDFNLHDMLEKQLSVLRVQAEEKGIELRSNISDHVSRCYCGDEYRLGQVIINLVGNAIKFTEKGYVEISVDHAGSYEDGAILEFRVKDTGIGISEDKSGKLFESFVQLNAGYSKRHPGSGLGLAISRQLVEMMGGHITFNSREGWGTEFKFTVRLKSSAGECLHEKDSSKDGTGEIRKTGARILLAEDNATNQLYISHFLTEEGFQVETAENGLEVLSMLESGEQFDVILMDVQMPEMDGLQATRIIRESGNDIPIVALTAYAMEGDREKFLNSGMDAYSSKPVKIDELVRVIGRLIPMHRD; encoded by the coding sequence ATGTTGCGTGCCATCTTGTTTATTACGCTGCTTGCCCAGCCCGGTTGTACTGATTTCCTGGCTGAGGGGTGGCTTTCACATACTCTGACAGAACTGGGGTCGGGTAATCTCGATCGTATTCTGGTCATCGGTGCCGGGATTATAATTTCCGTACTGCTCGCTTTTATCGCCTTTCTTTATCTCAATATAGATAAACGAAAAAAGGTGGAGAAGGAACTGCAGCGGGAACGCGACCTCATGGGCAGCATCATGGAAACCAGTCCCATGGGAATTCTGGTTATAGACCGTGACGGCAGAGTAATTTTTGCCAATGATCAGGCGGCAAGGGTTCACGGAGTGAACAGAACCGAGATCATCGGCAGGCGGCACAACGATCCGGTCTGGCAGATAAGTTCCCATGACGGCACCCCATTTCCCGAGGAACGTCTGGCTTTCAACCGGGTTATGAAGATACGAAATGCCGTCCTCGACATCCGGCACGCGATTCATTGGGCTGATGGTCGCCGTGTTCTGCTGTCCGTCAATGCCTCACCGCTTTTTTCGCGGGACGGTTCCATAAATAAGGTCGTGGCAACTGTGGAGGACATCACCACCAGAAAGAAGGTGGAGGAGGCGCTGAAGGAAAGCGCCTATCGTTTCCGGTCACTGGTCAAGACTGCCGAAAGCGTGATTATTCTCCTTTCACCGGACAAGAAGATTCTGGAGTTCAACCGTATGGCCGAGGAGCTTTTCGGCCGTACCCGTCATGAAGTACTCGGAAGGAATTATTTTGAACTTTTTGTCCCTGAACGCTTGTGGGCGGAATGTACAAGGCAGTTCGGTTCTGTTCTTTCCGGTACGCCGCTGCGTTTGCAGGAGAATCCGGTCCTGGTTGACGATAGTGAGGAGAGACTGGTGCAATGGTCGTATTCGCGCCTGCTTGATGCCAAGGGCGACGCCCTCGGAGTTCTGGCCGTAGGGCAGGATATAACCGAGCAGAAACGCGGCGAGGTCGAATTGTGCGAGGCTCGTGACGCCGCGGAAGAGGCCAGCAGAGCCAAAAGCGAATTTCTGGCCAATATGAGCCATGAGATACGAACCCCGATCAGCGCGATTATAGGTATGAGCGAGATGACACTCAACACGGACCTTTCGGATGAGCAGAAAGGCTACCTTGTCACCGTCAAGAAGGCTGCCGAGTCCCTGCTGCATATCATCAACGACATACTGGATATTTCCAAGATCGAAGCCAGGAAGATGGAGCTTCGGCCTGAAGATTTCAATCTGCACGATATGCTTGAAAAGCAGCTTTCAGTTCTTCGGGTGCAGGCTGAAGAAAAGGGTATCGAGTTGCGTTCGAATATAAGCGACCATGTCTCGCGCTGCTACTGCGGTGATGAATATCGGCTCGGGCAGGTAATAATCAACCTCGTCGGTAATGCGATCAAGTTTACGGAAAAAGGTTACGTGGAAATTTCGGTTGATCACGCAGGCAGCTATGAGGACGGCGCCATACTGGAATTCCGGGTCAAGGATACCGGGATAGGTATTTCGGAGGATAAGTCCGGGAAACTTTTTGAAAGCTTTGTCCAACTGAATGCAGGGTATTCGAAACGTCATCCGGGCAGCGGGTTGGGGCTGGCAATTTCCAGACAGCTTGTGGAGATGATGGGCGGACACATAACCTTCAACAGCAGGGAAGGTTGGGGAACCGAATTCAAGTTTACGGTCCGGCTTAAGTCCAGTGCCGGTGAATGCCTTCACGAAAAGGACTCCTCCAAGGACGGAACAGGCGAGATCAGGAAGACCGGGGCACGCATCCTGCTGGCCGAAGATAATGCCACAAACCAGCTGTATATTTCTCATTTCCTGACCGAGGAAGGTTTTCAGGTGGAAACTGCCGAAAACGGTCTTGAGGTGCTCAGTATGCTTGAATCCGGAGAACAATTTGATGTGATTCTCATGGATGTACAGATGCCGGAAATGGATGGATTGCAGGCTACCAGAATTATACGGGAATCCGGAAATGATATCCCCATTGTGGCTTTGACCGCCTATGCCATGGAAGGAGACCGGGAAAAATTTCTAAACAGCGGGATGGATGCTTATTCGTCCAAGCCTGTAAAAATTGACGAGCTTGTGCGGGTCATCGGCAGGCTCATCCCCATGCACAGGGATTGA
- a CDS encoding DUF1786 domain-containing protein yields the protein MSRKILSLDIGSGTQDVLYHIEGVEIENCFKFVLPSPARVVGEKIRQLTARGADIYLTGKNMGGGFARAVFPHMDAGLKVYAHPQAALALGDDLARVEKQGIMLRESLPSGCVPVHLCDFDPGWWSCFLAAAGLEYPDLVTASVQDHGYHPGKSNRIGRFNLWKKLLLDNAGRPESLLFDEVPEEFTRMAELQKSIGGGPVADTGAAAVLGCLFVDEILERSHREGICLINVGNSHTISFLLYKGAVFGVYEHHTGNMTPEKLWEDSRLFRAGQLDFQTVFDDWGHGCMTLDLPEEAGGFAPTYVMGPKRSLLRGFPVEFPSPGGDMMLAGCFGLIKGLELRERS from the coding sequence TTGAGCCGGAAAATACTTAGCCTTGATATCGGCAGCGGAACTCAGGACGTCCTTTACCATATTGAGGGCGTGGAGATTGAAAACTGTTTTAAATTCGTGCTTCCTTCGCCCGCAAGGGTGGTTGGTGAAAAGATCCGTCAGTTGACTGCCCGTGGGGCGGATATCTACCTGACCGGGAAGAACATGGGCGGCGGGTTTGCCCGGGCCGTATTTCCGCATATGGATGCCGGGTTAAAGGTTTATGCGCACCCGCAGGCAGCTCTCGCGCTGGGTGACGACCTTGCCAGAGTCGAGAAGCAGGGGATAATGCTGCGCGAATCACTGCCCTCCGGTTGCGTGCCGGTCCATTTGTGCGATTTTGACCCCGGCTGGTGGAGTTGCTTCCTTGCCGCCGCAGGTCTGGAGTATCCCGATCTTGTTACCGCATCGGTGCAGGATCACGGCTACCATCCGGGCAAGAGCAACAGGATAGGGCGGTTTAATCTGTGGAAAAAACTGCTGCTGGATAACGCCGGAAGACCCGAGAGCCTGCTTTTTGATGAAGTGCCTGAAGAATTTACCCGCATGGCAGAACTGCAGAAATCCATAGGCGGAGGTCCTGTAGCCGATACCGGTGCCGCTGCTGTGCTGGGCTGCCTTTTTGTTGACGAGATTCTTGAGCGGAGCCATCGCGAGGGCATCTGTCTGATCAACGTAGGCAACAGCCATACCATTTCGTTTCTGCTGTACAAGGGTGCCGTGTTCGGTGTCTACGAGCATCATACCGGGAACATGACGCCTGAAAAGTTATGGGAGGATTCCCGGCTGTTCAGGGCCGGACAGCTGGATTTCCAGACTGTGTTTGATGACTGGGGTCATGGTTGCATGACACTTGATCTTCCGGAAGAGGCCGGTGGATTTGCTCCGACGTATGTCATGGGGCCGAAAAGGTCTCTGCTGCGTGGTTTTCCGGTAGAATTCCCATCTCCCGGCGGGGATATGATGCTTGCCGGATGTTTCGGGCTGATAAAGGGGCTTGAGCTTCGTGAACGCTCATGA
- the qrcA gene encoding menaquinone reductase multiheme cytochrome c subunit QrcA, which produces MEEKRTSKQCGGVLPFFIGVLASLIIGWWVFPQIIYSQKTQPVDFSHKVHVEGEGMDCESCHLFMEDGSFAGLPSNEKCAECHEDVLGESEAENVYVTEYLQKGVEVPWLVYQYQPDNVYFSHMAHQGFECTDCHPDVGNSDTLPTYYENRISGYSKQTMKMWQCERCHAEVGTSNACYVCHK; this is translated from the coding sequence ATGGAGGAAAAAAGAACATCGAAGCAGTGTGGAGGAGTTCTCCCTTTCTTCATCGGTGTCCTTGCGAGCCTGATCATCGGTTGGTGGGTTTTCCCACAGATTATCTACAGTCAGAAGACTCAGCCGGTCGATTTCAGCCACAAGGTTCATGTTGAAGGTGAGGGCATGGACTGTGAGTCATGTCACTTGTTTATGGAAGACGGATCCTTTGCAGGCCTTCCTTCCAATGAAAAGTGTGCTGAATGTCACGAGGATGTTCTCGGTGAAAGTGAAGCCGAGAATGTCTACGTAACCGAATACCTGCAGAAGGGTGTTGAGGTTCCCTGGCTGGTATATCAGTATCAGCCCGACAACGTTTACTTTTCGCACATGGCCCACCAAGGCTTCGAGTGTACTGATTGCCATCCCGACGTAGGCAACAGCGACACGCTGCCGACGTATTACGAAAACAGAATAAGCGGTTACAGCAAGCAGACCATGAAGATGTGGCAGTGTGAACGCTGTCATGCGGAAGTTGGTACCAGCAACGCATGTTACGTCTGCCATAAGTAA
- a CDS encoding CvpA family protein: MQAAGIALNSLDIILIVIAAALIFRGLLRGIVREAISVFSLILGFYLAAKYHQELAPYFANIFDGPGAVKAFSYLSIIVATMIVAFIIGVIIKKILTVSMLSWADQVLGGILGLVEAVIIGGILIVILNSFTPNSEFLTKSQLAPRVMSTASFFISFAPDDVLDSLDIKSMFPDQSELANHTSDTI, translated from the coding sequence ATGCAAGCAGCAGGAATAGCACTCAACTCTCTGGATATAATACTTATTGTCATCGCGGCAGCCCTGATTTTCAGAGGCCTGCTCCGCGGCATCGTCCGAGAGGCGATATCTGTTTTTTCCCTGATTCTTGGATTTTATCTGGCCGCAAAATACCATCAGGAACTTGCCCCGTATTTCGCCAACATTTTTGACGGCCCAGGAGCTGTAAAAGCTTTCAGCTATCTTTCCATTATCGTTGCGACCATGATTGTCGCCTTCATTATCGGCGTGATCATCAAAAAAATCCTGACCGTAAGCATGCTGAGTTGGGCTGATCAGGTACTTGGCGGCATACTGGGTCTTGTGGAAGCGGTGATAATCGGAGGAATCCTGATCGTAATACTGAACAGCTTCACTCCGAACTCGGAATTCCTCACCAAATCGCAACTGGCTCCCAGAGTAATGTCCACAGCAAGTTTTTTCATCAGCTTCGCACCGGACGATGTGCTGGATTCCCTTGATATAAAATCCATGTTCCCCGATCAGTCGGAACTGGCAAACCACACGAGCGACACAA
- the rfbC gene encoding dTDP-4-dehydrorhamnose 3,5-epimerase, producing the protein MELFETEFPGLWVIEPTVYRDKRGFFLESFNRVVFERNGLPVDFVQDNHSYSSGVGVIRGLHLQLPPYAQAKLVWVTRGAVNDVAVDLRKGSPTYLKSFSIELSAANFRRLFIPKGFAHGYETLTDENEFMYKVDAPYAPDCEAGIRWDDPDLAIGWKAKEPVLSDKDLALPPLSGFDSPFDF; encoded by the coding sequence ATGGAATTGTTCGAAACGGAATTTCCCGGATTATGGGTTATTGAACCCACTGTGTACCGGGATAAACGCGGTTTTTTTCTTGAAAGTTTCAACCGCGTTGTTTTCGAAAGAAACGGGCTGCCCGTTGATTTTGTGCAGGACAACCACTCATATTCTTCCGGGGTAGGTGTGATAAGGGGACTTCATCTGCAACTTCCGCCGTATGCTCAGGCCAAGCTGGTATGGGTCACCAGAGGGGCTGTAAACGATGTGGCGGTGGATTTGCGAAAGGGATCGCCAACTTATCTTAAGTCGTTTTCTATAGAATTGTCAGCGGCCAATTTCCGCAGGCTTTTTATACCGAAAGGCTTTGCCCACGGGTATGAAACACTTACCGATGAGAATGAATTCATGTACAAGGTCGATGCACCTTACGCTCCGGACTGCGAGGCCGGAATCCGTTGGGACGATCCTGATCTTGCGATCGGGTGGAAGGCGAAAGAGCCGGTTCTTTCCGACAAGGACCTAGCTCTTCCACCTTTGTCCGGGTTTGACTCTCCGTTTGATTTTTAG
- a CDS encoding alpha/beta fold hydrolase, translating to MFYLILAVAVIFLLPSVLILFAAFINRESSRKRPFAAVALDLLQAAVSAGTSLLIAVVTRPFAFLNNIPLLHKTEDNRPILMVHGLYHNRTAWLVMKHRLNFMGFGNMHTWQYNSFTTSYPELVLELRKEIVRLYEATGSEEKITLVGHSLGGLLISEASADPQIKKMVRGLVTMGTPFGGSVLGSIAIGRLGRSLYPDSSLFKGREKITFPDIGKTALHSSTDEMVLPWGNLIPGEGNWKVINCGPMGHVGMLYSRKTTLTAAEVIRGMR from the coding sequence ATGTTTTATTTGATCCTGGCAGTAGCCGTAATTTTTCTATTGCCCTCCGTACTGATTCTTTTCGCAGCTTTTATCAACCGGGAAAGCAGCCGGAAACGCCCCTTTGCAGCTGTTGCGCTCGATCTGCTGCAAGCCGCCGTTTCAGCGGGAACAAGCCTGCTGATTGCAGTCGTCACCCGCCCATTCGCATTTCTGAACAATATTCCACTGCTCCACAAAACAGAAGATAACCGGCCAATCCTGATGGTGCACGGACTGTATCACAACAGAACCGCCTGGCTGGTCATGAAACACAGACTGAATTTCATGGGATTCGGCAATATGCACACATGGCAGTACAACAGTTTTACCACCTCTTATCCTGAGCTTGTCCTTGAACTTCGCAAGGAAATAGTCAGGCTTTATGAAGCAACCGGCAGCGAAGAAAAAATCACTCTGGTCGGGCACTCGCTTGGTGGTCTGCTTATTTCAGAAGCATCAGCTGATCCACAAATTAAAAAGATGGTGCGCGGTCTGGTTACCATGGGAACTCCCTTTGGCGGAAGTGTGCTTGGAAGTATTGCAATCGGAAGGCTTGGCCGCAGTCTGTACCCGGACAGTTCACTCTTTAAGGGCAGAGAAAAGATCACCTTTCCGGATATTGGCAAAACCGCGCTGCATTCCTCGACGGACGAAATGGTGCTGCCATGGGGCAATCTGATTCCCGGTGAAGGAAACTGGAAAGTTATAAACTGCGGTCCCATGGGACATGTCGGCATGCTCTACAGCCGCAAGACTACGCTCACGGCAGCGGAAGTCATCAGAGGAATGAGATGA
- the qrcD gene encoding menaquinone reductase integral membrane subunit QrcD, giving the protein MDSNLFPEGVTRCGLPKFLLWLGIVTAVLLWGVYAAVNIFYYGIGVTGLDNYFGFGLWITFDLAVIALGAGAFFTGFLRYILKIDQLKNIINLAVILGFLCYSGAMLILTMDIGQPIRAWFGYWHPNVHSMLTEVIFCITCYCTVLIIEFIPLVLEQKQLNKIPFLHHFAHHLHVNMALFAGIGTFLSTFHQGSLGGMYGVMFGRPYAFREGFFIWPWTFFLFVLSAVGSGPVFTVLVCTLIEKMTGKKLVEYKVKALMGKIAGTMLCVYMFFKIIDTWAWAVGYLPSVGLTFEQMFYGNIYGQWLLWTEIIVCGVVPALMLISPAIKRNPGLLYTAAILDCIGITINRYVFTVQTIAIPVMPFDSWHTYAPNWAEWATSLMICAYGALVLSLCYRYLPVFPQEVKLNQK; this is encoded by the coding sequence ATGGATAGCAATCTCTTCCCCGAAGGCGTAACACGCTGCGGACTGCCCAAATTCCTGCTTTGGTTGGGCATTGTTACCGCCGTCCTGCTCTGGGGCGTATATGCTGCCGTCAATATCTTCTATTACGGCATCGGCGTGACCGGCCTCGACAACTACTTCGGATTCGGTCTCTGGATTACCTTTGACCTTGCCGTTATTGCCCTCGGAGCTGGTGCGTTTTTCACCGGCTTCCTGAGATACATACTTAAAATCGACCAGTTGAAAAACATCATCAACCTGGCCGTTATACTCGGATTCCTGTGCTACTCCGGCGCCATGCTCATTCTGACCATGGACATCGGGCAGCCCATCCGCGCATGGTTCGGTTACTGGCACCCCAACGTGCACTCCATGCTCACAGAAGTTATCTTCTGTATTACCTGCTACTGCACCGTTCTGATCATCGAGTTCATCCCGCTGGTCCTGGAGCAGAAGCAGCTGAACAAGATTCCCTTCCTGCACCACTTTGCCCATCACCTGCACGTGAATATGGCTCTGTTTGCCGGAATCGGAACTTTCCTGTCCACTTTCCACCAGGGTTCTCTCGGTGGTATGTACGGGGTAATGTTCGGTCGTCCTTATGCTTTCCGTGAAGGTTTCTTCATCTGGCCCTGGACATTCTTCCTCTTCGTTCTTTCCGCAGTAGGTTCCGGTCCTGTATTCACAGTGCTGGTCTGCACCCTCATCGAAAAGATGACCGGTAAGAAACTGGTGGAATACAAGGTCAAAGCCCTGATGGGTAAAATCGCCGGTACCATGCTTTGCGTGTACATGTTCTTCAAGATCATCGACACCTGGGCCTGGGCTGTAGGTTACCTGCCTTCCGTAGGCCTTACCTTTGAACAGATGTTCTACGGTAATATCTACGGACAGTGGCTGCTCTGGACTGAAATTATCGTCTGCGGTGTTGTGCCCGCACTGATGCTGATTTCGCCCGCTATCAAGAGAAACCCCGGTCTGCTGTACACAGCAGCAATTCTGGACTGCATCGGCATAACCATCAACCGTTACGTCTTCACCGTTCAGACCATTGCCATACCGGTAATGCCTTTCGACTCCTGGCACACTTATGCCCCCAACTGGGCAGAGTGGGCAACATCCCTGATGATCTGCGCCTACGGTGCACTCGTCCTCAGCCTTTGCTACCGCTATCTGCCTGTCTTCCCTCAGGAAGTTAAGCTGAATCAGAAGTAG
- the qrcB gene encoding menaquinone reductase molybdopterin-binding-like subunit QrcB, producing the protein MGIDRRTFIQVVTGGVVGSLFTPVIWKSLDDASIWSQNWPWIPRLKYGAITEQASLCKFGPSPCAEIVKSVGGSPYLTKGNDENEMSKGGVDPISAGGPQLMYSPSRVNGPMKKAEDGKYESVSWEEAEKILSEKLAAVKGKKGKLAVVSGDATGTACEVLSGFAAGMGSDDCYLMPGEEQGAAVALASMGGSGQLGYDLDKADVVLFVGADALDSWGPVVRNQCVFSESRPTGGKIKTRFFYAGSYLNNTAAACDKWIPVKPGTGAIFCLGLAYHMLKAGASASVADFDDFKTLVMSRFTPDKVEKVIGVAGPDMAAIAAELMKASAPVVAAGSEFGSGAGAADVIAASALNILLGRVNKDGGMKVLPNLPKAVEAAPDRSELAARDFAGYLAGIAAGKTEAPEVMLVHEANPVYAMPQTDALAAAMGKIPFLVSFSTFMDETASVADLIMPNPTGYERFDDAQTPYGLGSAMLCACAPVAEPIYNSKATVDVILAAASTLGVDLGYESADAVFQSKAEKAGADWDALVGGAAYVSDATESGSLNFAASVLSKAVVMPKGEEIAIAPYSKLLIGSAKMALPPLNVALISEFELKGKYMLVQVNSKTAKGRKLSEGALVKLSGAGGECVARIRINEGVMDNVIAAPLGFGHTAWDEYSRGKGDNICKVLKVETEPGTGLSVWTSSTVSIAAV; encoded by the coding sequence ATGGGTATTGATCGCAGAACTTTTATTCAAGTGGTGACAGGCGGTGTAGTGGGTTCTCTCTTCACCCCTGTTATATGGAAATCTCTCGATGATGCATCGATCTGGTCGCAGAACTGGCCCTGGATTCCAAGGCTCAAATACGGTGCCATCACGGAGCAGGCCTCGCTGTGCAAGTTCGGGCCTTCCCCCTGTGCGGAGATTGTCAAATCCGTAGGTGGAAGCCCTTACCTGACCAAAGGCAATGATGAAAACGAAATGAGCAAGGGCGGCGTTGATCCCATCAGTGCCGGCGGCCCGCAGCTCATGTACAGCCCTTCCCGCGTCAACGGCCCCATGAAGAAGGCCGAAGATGGAAAATATGAATCCGTTTCCTGGGAAGAGGCCGAAAAGATACTTTCCGAAAAACTGGCTGCCGTTAAGGGAAAGAAAGGCAAACTCGCTGTTGTATCCGGTGACGCAACCGGAACTGCCTGCGAAGTTCTTTCCGGCTTTGCCGCAGGCATGGGTAGCGATGACTGTTACCTGATGCCCGGCGAAGAACAGGGCGCAGCCGTTGCTCTTGCAAGCATGGGCGGTTCCGGTCAACTGGGGTATGACCTGGACAAGGCCGATGTGGTACTTTTTGTAGGTGCCGATGCTCTGGATTCCTGGGGACCGGTTGTAAGAAACCAGTGTGTGTTTTCAGAAAGCCGTCCCACCGGCGGGAAAATCAAAACCAGATTTTTCTATGCCGGATCCTATCTCAACAATACTGCAGCAGCCTGCGACAAGTGGATTCCGGTAAAACCCGGAACCGGCGCTATTTTCTGCCTCGGTCTGGCATATCACATGCTCAAGGCCGGTGCTTCCGCTTCTGTTGCCGATTTTGACGATTTCAAGACTCTGGTGATGTCCAGATTCACCCCTGATAAAGTAGAAAAAGTTATCGGTGTTGCCGGTCCGGATATGGCAGCCATTGCCGCTGAACTCATGAAGGCGTCCGCTCCTGTTGTCGCCGCCGGTTCGGAATTCGGAAGCGGTGCCGGTGCAGCAGATGTTATCGCCGCATCAGCACTGAACATCCTGCTCGGCCGCGTGAACAAGGACGGCGGGATGAAGGTTCTGCCCAACCTGCCCAAAGCGGTTGAAGCTGCTCCGGATCGTTCGGAACTGGCTGCCCGTGATTTCGCCGGTTATCTTGCAGGTATTGCTGCCGGAAAGACCGAAGCACCCGAAGTGATGCTGGTTCACGAAGCCAACCCGGTATACGCAATGCCCCAGACTGATGCTCTGGCTGCTGCAATGGGAAAGATTCCTTTCCTGGTCAGCTTCAGCACCTTTATGGACGAAACGGCATCCGTTGCCGATCTGATCATGCCCAACCCCACAGGTTATGAACGTTTTGACGATGCCCAGACTCCTTATGGTCTCGGTTCCGCCATGCTCTGTGCCTGTGCTCCTGTTGCAGAGCCGATCTACAACAGCAAAGCCACTGTTGACGTAATTCTCGCAGCGGCTTCCACTCTGGGTGTCGATCTCGGATACGAATCCGCAGACGCTGTGTTCCAGTCCAAGGCCGAGAAGGCCGGAGCAGACTGGGATGCCCTGGTCGGCGGCGCAGCTTATGTCTCCGATGCAACTGAATCAGGTTCCTTGAATTTTGCTGCTTCCGTCCTTTCCAAGGCAGTTGTAATGCCTAAGGGCGAAGAAATCGCAATTGCTCCGTATTCCAAGCTCCTGATCGGCTCCGCGAAGATGGCTCTTCCTCCGCTTAACGTTGCACTGATCAGCGAGTTCGAGCTCAAGGGCAAGTACATGCTGGTTCAGGTCAATTCCAAGACCGCCAAGGGACGCAAACTGTCCGAAGGCGCTCTGGTCAAGCTCTCCGGAGCCGGCGGTGAGTGCGTGGCAAGAATCCGTATCAATGAAGGCGTGATGGACAATGTTATTGCCGCACCGCTCGGATTCGGCCATACCGCATGGGACGAATACTCACGCGGAAAAGGCGACAACATCTGCAAAGTTCTCAAGGTTGAAACTGAACCCGGCACGGGACTTTCCGTCTGGACCAGTTCTACCGTGAGTATCGCAGCAGTTTAA